The Brevundimonas sp. SORGH_AS_0993 genome segment CAAAAGGCGCTGGAAAATCGGCGACTGCACCCGCACGATCTGTCGTGACGTTCCAGCGCCATTCCTTGGCCTCTTCGTCTCGGAAAATGATCGTGATCGGGCGTGTTTTCGTCCGGCGGGTCACCTCCGGCAATCCGAACAGCAGCGCCGAATAAGCGCCGTCCATGCAGCGGGTCGCGATCGACAGCCCCGGCGTGGTCGTGACGTAAGCGATGGTGGATTTCTTTCGGGCGTCCTTGACCAGATCCCAGTCTTCGCCGGTGTTCGCCGCATCCTGCGAGACGGCTGAGCCGGCCGAAAGGGCGACGGCGAGAGCGACTGCGGCTTTCTTCACGCGACCACCTCCACATGCCCATCCGTGCCGCCAGCCTGGATGCGGCGGGCGCGGATGTAGATTTCAACGCGCTGCATGACGATCAGGCCCATGGCGAAGACCAGGAAGGCGTCAGTGACGGCCAGGGCGTTCAGATGCCAGGCGGCGGCGTGGCTTTCGACCAGGTCGCGCAAGAAGGACCGGCCGGCGAACAGGGCGACCAGCAGGATCAGGCCCAGGGGCGACGCCTGGGCCATCAGGACGCCGTTCGGCTCCTTTTCGATGGTGACGGTCTTGCCGCGATACCAGCCGGCGACGCCGCCCAAGAGGCCGCCGACGGCCAGAACCGCCCAGGCGTCGGGGCCGAAGGGCGCATGGGCCATGTTCGGATTCTGGGCCATGCCCCACAGACCCAGGCCGATCAGGGGCAGGACGATGGCCGGCATGACCCACAGGAACTGCGGCTTCAGCACCCGCTTCCTGCGGTTCTTCAGCAGCAGCACCCCCAGCATGATCGGGATCATGAGCAGCGGGATCAGTTTTTCAGGCGGCACGTCGTCTCTCCCCAAAGACCGGGTCGGCCCCCCCACGGCCGCGGCGATCAGCGTAGCGCCGTCAACCCGCGCTGGAAAGCGGGGCCACGGTCTGTTCGATGGCGCCGAAGATCGTGTGGTGGCGGTCGTCCAGCATTTCGATCCGCACAGTGTCGCCGTGTTTCAGGAAGGGCGTCTCGGCCGCGCCGCGCAGGATGGTCTCGACCGTGCGGACCTCGGCGATGCAGGAATAACCCAGGCCGCCTTCCGAAACGGGCTTGCCGGGGCCGCCGTCGGCGTCCTTGTTGGAGACGGTGCCCGAACCGATGATGGTCCCGGCGACCAGCGACCGGGTCTTGGCCAGGTGGGCGATCAGGGTTCCGAAGTCGAAGGTCATGTCGACCCCGGCGTCGGCGCGGCCGAAGTCCTGGCCGTTCAACTGGACCGACAGCGTCCCGTGCAGCCTGCCGTCGCGCCAGCGGTCGCCCAGGGCGTCGGGCGTGACGAAGACCGGCGACAGGGCGCTGGCGGGCTTGGACTGGACGAAGCCGAACCCCTTGGCCAGTTCGGCCGGGATCAGGTTCCTGAGCGACACGTCGTTGACCAGGCCGACCAGGCGGATGGCGGCCAGGGCCTCCTCGCGCGTCGCCCCTTGCGGCACGTCGCCGGTCACGACCACGATCTCGGCCTCCAGGTCGCAGCCCCAGCTTTCGTCCGCCAGGGGGATGGGATCGCGCGGCGACAGGAAGCCGTCCGATCCGCCCTGATACATCAGCGGATCGGTCCAGAAGCTGTCGGGCATTTCGGCGCCGCGCGCGCGACGCACAAGCTCGACATGGTTCACATAGGCCGAGCCGTCGGCCCACTGATAGGCGCGGGGCAGGGGGGACGCGGCGTCGCGCTCGTGGAAGCGGCCGCGCGGCACGCCCTCGTGCTCCAGGCTCTCGGCCAGGGCCAGAAGCCGGGGACCGCAATCGTCCCAGTCGTCCAGCGCCGCCTGCAGGGTGGGGGCGATCAGAAAGGCGTCGGTGAACCAGTTCAGGTCCTTTGAGACGACCACGAGGCGGCCGTCGCGGCCGTGCTTGAGCGAGGCGAGTTTCATGACTTGGGCCTAGACGGATTTGATGCGGTTGGAAACTGAGCGGCGATCACACGCCGCTCACGCGGCGGGCGTCAGCAGGGCGCGGGCCTCGGCGCCGGTGCGGGCGGCGCGGTCGCGGACCTCGACCTCGACGATGACGCCGCCCTCGGGCTCGACAGCCCACAGGTAGCGGCGCTCGACCTCGACCGTGCGACCCGAGGGGGCGAACCCCTCATAGCTGTCGCCCCAGGGGGTGATCTTTCTGACCTCGACGAAGGGCATGGCGCAGGCGGCGTCCAGCTCCTCGTTGGCCATCACGGTCAGTTCGTCGTCGGATGCAGGCATGGGTCTCGGTCTGGGGAAAAAGAGAGTCTAATTCGTCTAATTGTCTGAACGGGCGCTCAGGGTTCATCGGCATAGATGGCGACGCGGGCGGGGTCGGTTGAGGAGATGGCGCCGCGATACATGCCCGAGGTGGACATGGCGAAGGCGGGGCGGCCATCCAGGCTCATGACGATGGCGCCGCCCTTGCCGCCCAGACTGTCGGCGTCGGCGATCTCCGCCTGACCTGCGGCTTGCGTCGCCGCGCCTCCCGCAATCCGCGCGCAGATGTCGCGGGCGACGGTGGCGCGGATGAAATATTCGCCGTCGCCGGTGGCGGACACGGCGCAGCCGTCGCGGTTGGAGGCGTAGGTCCCCGCGCCGATGATCGGCACGTCCCCGACCCGGCCCCAGCGTTTGGCGGTCATGCCGCCGGTCGAGGTGGCGGCGGCGAGGCGGCCCTGGGTGTCCAGCGCCACGGCGCCGACCGTGCCGAACTTCTTCTCGTTCAGGGGCGGGGCGATTTCGGCGCCCTGATCGTGGGGTGAGGGGGCGCCGGCGGGGCGGTCGGGGATGGGCTGGCCGGCCTCGGTCAGGGCCTTGACCAGGCACTGCCAGCGCCGCTCGGTGAAGAAGAAGGCCGGATCGACCTGCTCCAGCCCGACCGAGGCGGCGAAGGCGTCGGCGCCGGGGCCGATCAGCATGACGTGGGGCGAACGCTCCATCACTGCGCGGGCGGCGGCGACGGGGTGACGGGTGGTGGTCAGGCCGGCGACGGACCCGGCGGTCAGGTCCGACCCGTTCATGACGGCCGCGTCCAGCTCGTTACGACCCGCTGCGGTGAAGACCGCCCCGCGCCCGGCGTTGAACAGGGGGTCGTCCTCCATGACCTGGACGGCGGCCTGGACCGCATCCAGCGCCGAGCCGCCGCCTTTCAACACCGCCGAACCCGCGTCCAGCGCGCCTTGCAGCGCCGCGCGATAGGCCGCGTCCTGCTCGGGCGTCAGGCTGGGCCGCTCGATCACGCCCGCCCCGCCGTGGATGGCCAGCGACCAGCGCGGCGTCTCCTGCGCCTGGGCCGATGCAAAACACAGCGCAAAGAGTGCAGTCAGCAGGGAGATGGCCGCGCGCATCACGAAACTCCTCCGGGCGCCCGAGCAGGGCGCGGGGCGCCCGTCGTCGGCAGGACGTGGTCTCGCCACTGTAGCCCAAGGTTCGTCCGTGTCAGGCCGATCACGCAAAGAAAAAGCGGATCGGCGACGATGACGCCTACGCGGCCTTGGCGACATTCCGTGTGCGATATCGCGCAGATCGGACGCGCTGGCTGGCCCGAGGTGGCTGTTCGCGCTGGAAAAACCGCTCGTCGTGGCGCCTTTGGGCGTGTTGCGCATTGTGGGGCCATGACGCCATCAATCGCCTTTGTAGGCGCGGGACCTACCACCCTCTACGCCCTTCACGCGCTGCTGTCCCAAGGCGCCGTCCCGGCGCGGATCACCGTGATCGAGGCGCGTAGCTCCGCAGGAGCGGGCAGCCCCTATAGCGCTGAATGGAACGACCGCGCGATGCTTTCGAACATCGCCAGCGTAGAGATTCCTCCCGTGACTGAAACCCTGGCGGAATGGCTGGCTTCGCGCACCCGGTCCGAGCTGAAGGCGCTTGATGTGGACGCCGCCTCGCTGGACGAGCGCAGCTTCGTGCCCCGTATCGCACTGGGCCGCTATTTCGAGGACCAGTTCGCGGCCATCGTGAAGCGGGCGCGGGCCGACGGCGTCGCCATCGAGGTCATGACCGACTGTCGCGTCGTCGACGCCGCCAATACGCGCGACGGAATCGAACTGACGTTCGTCTCGCCGCCCTCGCTTCGCGCGACCAAGGCGGTCTTCGACCATGTGGTGCTGGCCACCGGCCACCAGTGGCCATCGCGCCAGCAGAGACGACCCGGCTATTTCCTCAGCCCGTGGCCGGCCTCCGCGCTGGCGGACGTTCCGGCGACAGATATCGGCATCCGCGGCTCGTCCCTGACGGCCATCGACACCGCCGTCGCACTGGCGGGATCGCACGGCGCGTTCGTGCGACGCGGAGGACGGCTGGTTTACGAGCCCGCGCCGGACGCCCAGCCCTTCCGCCTGACCATGATGTCGCGCAAGGGCATCCTGCCGGAAGCGGACTTCTATTTTCCGCTTCCGCACGCGCCGCTCGAAATCTGCACCCCAGAGGCGGTCGCGGCCCTGACGGACCAGAACACGGGCCAGCTGCTGGACCAGGTGTTCGACCTGTTTCGGCGTGAGTTGATCCATGTCGATCCCGACTACGCCGCACAGACCGGGCTGGGCGAGGCGACGCTGGAGACGTTCGCCCAGGCCTATTTCGCGCGGCGGGCGACCAGCGACCCGTTCATCTGGGCCGCGCTTAACCTCGAGGAGGCGCGGGCCAATCACGCCTCCAAGATCACCGTGGCGTGGCGCGACGCCATCCTTCGCATGCATGAGGTGGTCGCCGTGATCGTGCCCCATCTGGATGCGGCGCAGTTCGACCGCTTCAATCGCGTGTTCAAACCGATCTTCGTCGACGTCTACGCCGGCGTCCCGCACGAATCGATCGAGCGGATGCTGGCCTTGCACCAGGCCGACAAGCTGGAAGTGCTGGCCCTAGGCGAAGACTACGACATCGACACCCACAATCCCCCAAGCGGGGCCGACGTCACGATCGCCGGACGCACCCGGCGTTTTCCGGTGTTCATCGAAGCGACGGGTCAGCAAGCCTTGGCCGCGATCCAGTTTCCGTTCCTTTCGCTGCTGGAACAGGGCATCGTTCGCGACGAGATCGCCAATGACGCCCCCGACGTGGTCCGTGGCATCGCCGTCGACGAGGTCTTTCGGCCCGTCGATGCGCCTTTGCCGCCGGATAGACTCTTTTGTCTGACGCTGCCGTTCCTGATGGGCCGCCACCCCTTCGCCCAGGGGATCACCAGTTCCTTTGAAATGGGGGGGATCGTGGGGCGCAGGCTGGCGTTGGTGGTCGAAGGCGACAAGCGAACGCCCCATCCCGCCGCCTCGGCGGCCTGAAGCGAGACCTGATGAAGCTGTTTGCGATCTACATCGGCGGGGAGCACCTCGGCGCCAACATCGAAGTGCATGACATGCGCTTCATCGCCGCCCCCTCGATAGAGGCCACCTACGACACCTTGCGTGCGCAATGGTGGGGCAAGACAGGCAGTCTGCACATCGACTGCTGGTCGGAGGTTTCGCACGCGGACGGCTATGACGTCAGCCTGCGTCCCGAGCCCTACGCCGGTGAGGAAAAGCTCTATTATGTGAACCTGGGCGGTTACGACGGCGTGTCCTTCGCCGAGCAGCACCGCAACGTCTTCGTCGTCGCCGCCACGGTTCAGTCCGCCAAGTCACGCGCCATAAAGTTGGCGTCGGGCTGGAGCGACGCCCATCGCGACGAGATGTACGAGGCGGAGCAGGCTTTCGCGCTGGATGCCGCCGCCCAGGCCCGGCGGATGCATATCCACCTGACGCCGCGTCCGATGTCCGGCGATCCGAGCTTCACCTGTCGCTACACCCCGCTCCGCTGACGCCAGAGGGCGCGCATCACCCCCGGTGATGCAGCCGCTTCCACACCTGATAGCCGACGATGGGGGTGAAGCCGCAGAGGAGGGCGGCGATCAGGACCATCCAGAAGCCGCCGCCCAGCCAGTATTCGCCGGCTAGGGCCCCGGCGCCGGCCGCCAGGACCGGGCCGAGCCAGGGCAGCCAGGCGGGCGGCCGCATCCGCATTCAGGCGTCGACCTTGATGACGCCGCGACGAATCTGGTCCAACTCGATGGAATCGAACAGGGCCTGGAAGTTGCCGTTGCCGAAGCCCTCGTTGCCCTTCCTCTGGATGATTTCGAAGAAGATCGGGCCGAAGGTGTCCTGGGTGAAGATCTGCAGCAGCAGGCCCTCTTCGTCCGATCCGTCGATCAGGATGCGGTTCTTGCGCATCCGCTCCACGTCTTCGCCGTGGTTGGGCAGGCGTTTGTCGATCAGCTCGAAATAGGTCTCGATGGTGTCCTGGAATTCCACGCCGCGTTCGCGCATGGCCTCCACCGTCTCGAAGATGTTCTCGGTCGTCAGGGCGATGTGCTGGATGCCCTCGCCGTTGTAGCGGCGGATGAATTCCTCGATCTGGGAGTTCTCGTCCTGGCTTTCGTTCAGGGGGATGCGGATGGCGCGGTCGGGCGCGATCATGGCCTGGGAGAACAGGCCGGTCGCCTTGCCCTTGATGTCGAAATACTTCTGCTCCTCGAAGTTGAAGACCGAGCCGTAGAAGCCCGACCAGGTCCGCATCT includes the following:
- a CDS encoding CcdC protein domain-containing protein, yielding MPPEKLIPLLMIPIMLGVLLLKNRRKRVLKPQFLWVMPAIVLPLIGLGLWGMAQNPNMAHAPFGPDAWAVLAVGGLLGGVAGWYRGKTVTIEKEPNGVLMAQASPLGLILLVALFAGRSFLRDLVESHAAAWHLNALAVTDAFLVFAMGLIVMQRVEIYIRARRIQAGGTDGHVEVVA
- a CDS encoding fumarylacetoacetate hydrolase family protein, coding for MKLASLKHGRDGRLVVVSKDLNWFTDAFLIAPTLQAALDDWDDCGPRLLALAESLEHEGVPRGRFHERDAASPLPRAYQWADGSAYVNHVELVRRARGAEMPDSFWTDPLMYQGGSDGFLSPRDPIPLADESWGCDLEAEIVVVTGDVPQGATREEALAAIRLVGLVNDVSLRNLIPAELAKGFGFVQSKPASALSPVFVTPDALGDRWRDGRLHGTLSVQLNGQDFGRADAGVDMTFDFGTLIAHLAKTRSLVAGTIIGSGTVSNKDADGGPGKPVSEGGLGYSCIAEVRTVETILRGAAETPFLKHGDTVRIEMLDDRHHTIFGAIEQTVAPLSSAG
- a CDS encoding isoaspartyl peptidase/L-asparaginase family protein, whose translation is MRAAISLLTALFALCFASAQAQETPRWSLAIHGGAGVIERPSLTPEQDAAYRAALQGALDAGSAVLKGGGSALDAVQAAVQVMEDDPLFNAGRGAVFTAAGRNELDAAVMNGSDLTAGSVAGLTTTRHPVAAARAVMERSPHVMLIGPGADAFAASVGLEQVDPAFFFTERRWQCLVKALTEAGQPIPDRPAGAPSPHDQGAEIAPPLNEKKFGTVGAVALDTQGRLAAATSTGGMTAKRWGRVGDVPIIGAGTYASNRDGCAVSATGDGEYFIRATVARDICARIAGGAATQAAGQAEIADADSLGGKGGAIVMSLDGRPAFAMSTSGMYRGAISSTDPARVAIYADEP
- a CDS encoding FAD/NAD(P)-binding protein yields the protein MTPSIAFVGAGPTTLYALHALLSQGAVPARITVIEARSSAGAGSPYSAEWNDRAMLSNIASVEIPPVTETLAEWLASRTRSELKALDVDAASLDERSFVPRIALGRYFEDQFAAIVKRARADGVAIEVMTDCRVVDAANTRDGIELTFVSPPSLRATKAVFDHVVLATGHQWPSRQQRRPGYFLSPWPASALADVPATDIGIRGSSLTAIDTAVALAGSHGAFVRRGGRLVYEPAPDAQPFRLTMMSRKGILPEADFYFPLPHAPLEICTPEAVAALTDQNTGQLLDQVFDLFRRELIHVDPDYAAQTGLGEATLETFAQAYFARRATSDPFIWAALNLEEARANHASKITVAWRDAILRMHEVVAVIVPHLDAAQFDRFNRVFKPIFVDVYAGVPHESIERMLALHQADKLEVLALGEDYDIDTHNPPSGADVTIAGRTRRFPVFIEATGQQALAAIQFPFLSLLEQGIVRDEIANDAPDVVRGIAVDEVFRPVDAPLPPDRLFCLTLPFLMGRHPFAQGITSSFEMGGIVGRRLALVVEGDKRTPHPAASAA
- a CDS encoding DUF1543 domain-containing protein, with amino-acid sequence MKLFAIYIGGEHLGANIEVHDMRFIAAPSIEATYDTLRAQWWGKTGSLHIDCWSEVSHADGYDVSLRPEPYAGEEKLYYVNLGGYDGVSFAEQHRNVFVVAATVQSAKSRAIKLASGWSDAHRDEMYEAEQAFALDAAAQARRMHIHLTPRPMSGDPSFTCRYTPLR